A window of Mustela nigripes isolate SB6536 chromosome 9, MUSNIG.SB6536, whole genome shotgun sequence contains these coding sequences:
- the LOC132024907 gene encoding beta-lactoglobulin — translation MAPQRGPLLLLALSLGLAGAQKTLDDVPVQPGFNAHEVEGRWLTVQLAASRAHLVSPDDPLRLGLHSIWTRGEDVEFVLFWTGEGVCQGVNITVHPTGLQGRYQGSLVGGTSMHVCFVSADYSSLILYIRLEDAGEVTSLWALLARRTRGDPKWRQKFLEYADRFHLQKAPIFNLDDGTKPLEHSDLGTMWI, via the exons ATGGCCCCGCAGAGGGGGCCACTGCTGCTGCTGGCCCTCAGCCTGGGCCTGGCCGGTGCCCAGAAGACCCTAGATGACGTGCCGGTACAGCCCGGGTTTAATGCCCACGAG GTGGAGGGACGCTGGCTGACTGTCCAGCTGGCTGCCAGCCGGGCCCACCTGGTCTCCCCAGACGACCCCCTGAGGCTCGGCCTCCATTCCATTTGGACACGGGGCGAGGATGTGGAGTTCGTCTTGTTCTGGAC GGGAGAGGGGGTGTGCCAAGGAGTGAACATCACCGTCCACCCAACCGGGCTCCAAGGCCGGTACCAAGGCTCCT TGGTAGGAGGCACCAGCATGCACGTCTGCTTCGTGAGCGCGGACTACAGTAGTCTCATTCTTTACATCCGCCTCGAGGACGCCGGCGAGGTCACCAGCCTGTGGGCTCTTCTGG CCAGAAGAACGCGCGGGGACCCCAAGTGGCGGCAGAAGTTCCTCGAGTACGCGGACAGATTTCACCTGCAGAAAGCCCCCATCTTCAACCTCGATG ATGGCACGAAGCCCCTAGAACACAGCGACCTGGGCACAATGTGGATTTAG